From the Pseudomonas baltica genome, one window contains:
- a CDS encoding SDR family oxidoreductase, whose translation MDLAIKGRVALITGASGGIGLATAKQLSEEGVHLILTDLKLDALQKAAAGLPGEPLLLAADMTQQSDVDNLIKQGEARFGQVDIVVHTAGVTGAKGDPLELSDEDYQEAWSTDFFSAVRVARAAIPPMRARGWGRLVCITSENSVQPYWEEAVYNVAKAALGAFIKNLSYKEAAHGVLCNTVAPAFIETGMTDGMMKKRAEELGVSFEQAIQSFLEEERPGIVQKRRGKVEEVAAAIALLVSDRASFINGSNLRVDGGSVQAIQN comes from the coding sequence ATGGATTTGGCAATCAAGGGGCGCGTGGCGCTCATCACCGGCGCCAGCGGCGGCATCGGCCTGGCCACGGCCAAGCAGCTCAGCGAAGAAGGCGTACACCTGATTCTCACCGACCTGAAACTCGATGCGCTGCAAAAAGCCGCTGCAGGCCTGCCCGGCGAGCCGCTGTTGCTGGCCGCCGACATGACCCAGCAAAGCGACGTCGACAACCTGATCAAACAAGGCGAAGCGCGCTTCGGCCAGGTGGATATCGTCGTGCACACGGCCGGTGTGACCGGCGCCAAAGGCGACCCGCTGGAACTGTCCGACGAGGACTATCAAGAAGCCTGGAGCACCGACTTTTTCTCTGCCGTGCGCGTCGCCCGCGCCGCCATCCCGCCCATGCGCGCCCGCGGCTGGGGCCGACTGGTGTGCATCACCTCGGAAAACTCGGTGCAACCCTACTGGGAAGAGGCCGTGTACAACGTCGCCAAGGCCGCACTGGGGGCGTTCATCAAGAACCTCTCTTACAAAGAGGCCGCCCACGGCGTGCTGTGCAACACCGTGGCACCCGCGTTCATCGAGACCGGCATGACCGACGGCATGATGAAAAAACGTGCCGAAGAGCTAGGGGTATCGTTCGAGCAAGCCATTCAAAGCTTCCTTGAAGAAGAGCGCCCCGGCATCGTGCAGAAACGCCGCGGCAAGGTCGAAGAGGTGGCGGCTGCCATCGCTCTGCTGGTGTCGGACCGCGCTTCGTTCATCAATGGCTCCAACCTGCGGGTCGACGGCGGATCGGTGCAAGCCATTCAGAATTGA
- a CDS encoding alpha/beta fold hydrolase produces MLALVLALSAGSALAQPLSFTTYQQQTIAWMQQHRAFQTPDHAAEIAWNAPREWRPSGTPKKGILLVHGLGDSPWSFNDIGPQLAKQGYLVRTLLLPGHGTQPKDMLDVTLAQWQQVVREQAQVLRQEVPEVYLGGFSTGANLVLDYAYQHDDIAGLVLFSPAFRPSNGYAWLTQYIGWFRPWLAKPDSGVRPMQTPVRYLNVPTNGFAQFYRSALLAQSDLKRGVYTKPVFIAITQHDSVLDADYVLQQFNRRFTNPASRLVWYGSSPAQIDALPRVLARSDYLPDQRIAQFSHMSLLFSPDNPLYGSHGSQRLCWNGQDAPDMQKCLKGEPVWYSDYGLREPGKVFSRLTFNPYFQWQAQVMLQVLDGNVAALAQ; encoded by the coding sequence ATGCTCGCGCTGGTGCTCGCCCTGTCCGCAGGGTCAGCACTCGCGCAGCCGCTCAGCTTCACGACGTACCAGCAACAGACCATCGCCTGGATGCAGCAGCACCGCGCCTTCCAGACCCCCGACCACGCCGCCGAAATCGCCTGGAACGCCCCGCGCGAATGGCGTCCCAGTGGCACCCCGAAAAAAGGCATTCTGCTGGTGCACGGCCTCGGCGACTCACCCTGGTCGTTCAACGATATCGGCCCGCAGTTGGCCAAGCAGGGTTATCTGGTGCGCACCCTCCTGCTGCCCGGCCATGGCACTCAGCCCAAGGACATGCTCGATGTCACCCTGGCGCAGTGGCAACAGGTCGTACGCGAGCAAGCGCAAGTGCTGCGCCAGGAAGTACCCGAGGTGTATCTGGGCGGTTTTTCGACCGGTGCCAATCTGGTGCTGGACTACGCCTACCAACACGACGACATCGCCGGGCTGGTGCTGTTCTCCCCAGCCTTTCGGCCGAGCAACGGCTATGCCTGGCTCACCCAGTACATCGGCTGGTTTCGGCCCTGGCTGGCCAAGCCCGACAGTGGCGTGCGGCCTATGCAGACCCCAGTGCGCTACCTCAACGTGCCCACTAACGGTTTCGCGCAGTTCTACCGCAGCGCCCTGCTCGCGCAATCCGACCTCAAGCGCGGCGTCTACACCAAGCCGGTGTTCATCGCTATTACCCAGCACGATTCGGTGCTCGATGCCGACTACGTGCTGCAACAATTCAACCGTCGCTTCACCAACCCCGCCAGCCGCCTGGTGTGGTACGGCAGCAGCCCGGCCCAGATCGACGCCCTGCCCAGGGTGCTGGCGCGCAGTGATTATCTGCCGGACCAGCGCATTGCCCAGTTCTCGCACATGAGCTTGCTGTTCTCGCCCGACAACCCGTTGTATGGCAGCCACGGTAGCCAGCGCCTCTGCTGGAACGGTCAGGACGCCCCCGACATGCAGAAGTGCCTGAAGGGCGAACCGGTATGGTATTCCGACTACGGCTTGCGCGAGCCGGGCAAGGTGTTTTCACGCCTGACGTTCAATCCGTATTTCCAGTGGCAGGCGCAAGTGATGCTGCAGGTGCTCGATGGCAATGTCGCGGCGCTGGCGCAATAG
- a CDS encoding FAD-dependent oxidoreductase, which produces MRRQNWHASRDTYVLGAGVIGITTAYYLAKAGREVTVVDRQPESANETSFANAGLIALGQSYTWASPKAPKILLKSLFQEGQALRLKLSADPQMWAWAAKFLSNCNAERSRLNTSRKLVLCRYSQQQLQPLTATESLH; this is translated from the coding sequence TTGCGCCGTCAAAACTGGCATGCGTCTCGCGATACTTACGTTCTAGGTGCCGGCGTCATCGGCATCACCACTGCGTACTACCTGGCCAAGGCCGGGCGTGAAGTGACCGTGGTCGATCGCCAGCCCGAGTCGGCGAACGAAACCAGCTTTGCCAACGCCGGCCTGATCGCCCTAGGGCAATCCTATACCTGGGCGTCACCCAAGGCGCCGAAGATCCTGCTCAAGTCGCTGTTCCAGGAAGGTCAGGCGCTACGCTTGAAACTCAGCGCCGACCCGCAGATGTGGGCGTGGGCGGCTAAGTTCCTGAGCAACTGCAACGCCGAGCGCTCACGGCTCAACACCTCGCGCAAGCTGGTGCTCTGCCGTTACTCGCAGCAGCAATTGCAACCGCTGACCGCCACCGAAAGCCTGCACTAA
- a CDS encoding twin-arginine translocation pathway signal protein: MSQFDRRQILQMIAVTSAVPFIPPVFAAADGISELVLVEKEAPGVSFYQLPEGRPLAHLALPTQPHEIVADAQGRFAYVAQYGVNKWAAPGDGGHQVFVIDLVARKIVRSLDLTPYHRLHGIRLDAAGRLYVLSETDSVMIRFDHPATDQYPSQIVPVGGTRSHYFVLRRDGRRAYVSDTLSGMVIMLDPHDPTYTPVKRLVGEAPEGCCLSPDEQTFYVIDRYQGELHAFDADTLQPRKQVKLRGEAVRVVALPDGRLIVANQADKSLSLLRADTLAEDKHLALEAAAPGLNLAPAGDRLYASLESDKVVVVDTAKWQIIGSFATQKAPDSAAFVLRG; this comes from the coding sequence ATGAGCCAGTTCGACCGCCGCCAGATCCTGCAGATGATCGCCGTCACCAGTGCCGTTCCCTTTATCCCACCCGTGTTCGCCGCTGCCGACGGCATCAGTGAATTGGTGTTGGTGGAAAAGGAAGCACCGGGCGTCAGCTTCTATCAATTACCGGAAGGTCGGCCGCTGGCGCACCTGGCGCTGCCCACCCAACCCCATGAAATCGTCGCCGACGCCCAAGGCCGATTCGCCTACGTGGCCCAGTACGGTGTCAACAAATGGGCCGCGCCTGGAGACGGCGGGCATCAGGTGTTCGTGATAGATCTGGTGGCACGCAAGATCGTTCGCAGCCTGGATCTGACGCCATACCACCGCTTGCATGGTATCCGTCTGGACGCCGCCGGGCGCCTTTACGTGCTGAGCGAAACCGACTCGGTGATGATCCGCTTCGATCATCCCGCGACCGACCAGTACCCTAGCCAGATCGTCCCCGTGGGCGGCACCCGCAGCCATTACTTCGTGCTGCGCCGCGATGGCCGCCGTGCCTATGTGTCGGACACTTTATCGGGCATGGTGATCATGCTCGACCCACACGATCCGACCTACACCCCGGTCAAGCGCCTGGTCGGCGAGGCACCGGAAGGCTGCTGCTTGAGCCCGGACGAGCAGACGTTCTACGTGATCGATCGCTATCAAGGCGAGTTGCACGCCTTCGACGCTGACACGCTGCAACCCCGCAAGCAGGTGAAGCTGCGCGGGGAAGCGGTACGGGTGGTGGCGCTACCCGACGGTCGGTTGATCGTCGCCAATCAGGCGGACAAGAGCCTCAGCCTGCTGCGCGCCGATACCCTGGCCGAGGACAAACACCTGGCGCTGGAGGCTGCGGCGCCGGGGCTTAATCTGGCGCCCGCAGGCGATCGCCTGTACGCGTCGTTGGAGTCCGACAAGGTGGTGGTCGTGGACACCGCCAAATGGCAGATCATCGGATCATTTGCGACGCAAAAGGCACCCGACTCGGCGGCATTCGTACTGCGCGGATAA